The Leptolyngbya subtilissima AS-A7 genome includes a region encoding these proteins:
- a CDS encoding CmpA/NrtA family ABC transporter substrate-binding protein, with amino-acid sequence MTRLNRRRFLMTAGTAAAGTVLLHACSQESDSVSSDTPAAAPTNSAEAPETTTAKLGFIALTDSAPLIIAKVKGFFDKYGMTDVSVEKQASWGTTRDNLVLGSGGGGIDGAHILTPMPYLISEGIVTDGKKVPMYILARLNTNGQGISLSNDYLDLKVTKDSSPLKEVFAKRKAEGKELKAAVTFPGGTHDMWMRYWLAAGGIDPDQDISTIVVPPPQMVANIKVGNMDAFCVGEPWPLQLVNQKIGYNALTTGEIWKDHPEKALGMRADWVDANPKAAKALLMGVLEGAMWCDQPENKEEMCNILSERAWFNVPFEDIIDRSQGKFDFGTDRVEDLPDLMQKYWADNASYPFKSHDLWFLTENIRWGKLPADTDTKAWVDAVNREDLWREAATALGQEAMIPKSTSRGVETFFDGITFDPEDPQAYLDSLKIKRV; translated from the coding sequence ATGACTCGACTAAATCGCCGTAGATTTTTGATGACCGCCGGCACCGCAGCAGCCGGTACTGTGCTGCTCCACGCTTGCAGTCAGGAATCTGACTCAGTTTCGTCAGATACCCCAGCCGCAGCGCCCACCAACTCGGCCGAGGCCCCAGAAACGACTACCGCCAAGCTGGGCTTTATTGCGCTAACCGACTCTGCCCCGCTGATCATCGCCAAGGTCAAAGGCTTCTTTGATAAGTACGGCATGACCGACGTATCGGTCGAGAAGCAGGCCTCTTGGGGCACCACCCGCGACAACCTGGTGCTGGGCTCTGGCGGCGGCGGCATCGACGGGGCGCACATTCTCACCCCCATGCCCTACCTGATCTCTGAGGGTATTGTCACCGACGGCAAAAAGGTGCCGATGTACATTTTGGCCCGCCTCAACACCAACGGCCAGGGCATCTCGCTCTCGAACGACTACCTCGATCTTAAGGTCACCAAAGACAGCAGCCCGCTCAAAGAAGTGTTTGCCAAGCGCAAGGCCGAAGGCAAAGAACTCAAGGCAGCGGTGACCTTCCCCGGTGGCACTCACGACATGTGGATGCGCTACTGGCTAGCCGCTGGCGGCATTGACCCTGACCAAGATATCTCGACCATTGTGGTGCCGCCGCCTCAGATGGTGGCCAACATCAAGGTGGGCAATATGGATGCCTTCTGCGTAGGCGAACCCTGGCCCCTGCAATTGGTGAACCAAAAGATTGGCTACAACGCTCTGACTACGGGCGAAATCTGGAAAGACCACCCCGAGAAAGCTCTGGGTATGCGGGCTGACTGGGTCGATGCTAATCCCAAGGCCGCTAAGGCGCTGCTGATGGGCGTGCTAGAGGGCGCGATGTGGTGTGATCAGCCTGAGAACAAGGAGGAAATGTGCAATATTCTCTCTGAACGGGCCTGGTTTAACGTGCCCTTTGAAGACATCATCGATCGCTCCCAAGGGAAGTTCGACTTTGGCACAGACCGGGTCGAAGATTTGCCCGACTTGATGCAGAAATACTGGGCTGACAATGCCTCCTACCCCTTCAAGAGCCACGATCTGTGGTTCTTAACTGAGAATATTCGCTGGGGTAAGCTGCCCGCCGATACCGACACCAAGGCCTGGGTCGATGCGGTCAACCGCGAAGACCTCTGGCGCGAAGCGGCCACCGCCCTGGGCCAAGAAGCCATGATTCCCAAGAGCACCTCTCGCGGAGTTGAGACCTTCTTCGACGGCATTACCTTCGACCCCGAAGATCCTCAGGCGTACCTCGACAGCCTGAAGATCAAGCGGGTGTAG